GAGGACTTAAGTGATATCGGCTGATCTCCGACCTAATGAATTCTTGTCAGCCATAAGCTTCAATTGTCTTTCCTTTGAAATTCATCTTCCGCGCAGGAATCTCTTTGCTTTTCATCCCCTCCGGTTCCTCGCCGTTTTCGCTCCGCCTGCGGCGCTGCCGCCCGGGCAATCAGGCGAGGTACTTTGCCAGAGTGTTTAACAGCTCCTTCTTCCCGTCACCGGTGAGGGCGGAAAAAAGATGAGCCTCCACTCGCGCCGGCAATTGAGCAAACCCGTTCCTTTTCAGGGCCGCTCGTTCCGATCGCGTCAGTTTATCAATCTTCGTGAAGACGGGGATACAGACGATTCCAAGCGAGAGGACGTACTCGATCATCTGCAGGTCCGCCGGCGGGATCCTCTCTCGTCGCGCATCGATTATCACCACAACTGCCTTTAAATTGGGCCTCTTCTCCATGTATTGTTCAATCAGGCGCTGCCATCCTCGCTGCATCGCCTTCGATACTTTCGCATATCCATACCCCGGCAAGTCGACAAAATAAAGCTGCTCGTTCACCAGAAAGAAATTGATCACGCGCGTCTTGCCCGGCGTCTGGCTGATTTTTGCGATTTTTCTGCCGACCATCCGGTTGAGCAAAGACGACTTGCCGACATTCGACCTGCCTGAAAAAGCGACTTCCGCCAGCCGGTCCTTCGGAAATTGGGAAGGCGCGGCCGCGCTCAATACGTATCGCACCGATTGGATTTTCATGCAGCGCTCCATTGAATGAGAAGAATCGGGAACAAAAATTCAAAAGATGCTGTGCGCGTCTGTGTGCGCACTAATGAAAAGAGGCAGCTTCATGCTGCCTCTCTTTTGGTTCCTTTAAGGATGTTACGGGGTCCGTCCCCCGGCCTTTTAAGCCGAGCGCTTTCTGCTCACGTAGATGATCTTCGGCTCTTCTTCCTTGCGCACGACGGCGGCGGTGATGATGCATTCTCTGACGTCGCTTTTCGACGGCGTCTCATACATGATGTCGAGCATGACTTCCTCGAGAATTGCCCGAAGACCGCGTGCGCCGCTCTTGCGAGAGATCGCCTGCCTCGCAATTTCCGCAAGCGCGTCGTCCGTAAACGTCAGCTTCACGCCTTCG
This region of Candidatus Abyssobacteria bacterium SURF_5 genomic DNA includes:
- a CDS encoding YihA family ribosome biogenesis GTP-binding protein, giving the protein MKIQSVRYVLSAAAPSQFPKDRLAEVAFSGRSNVGKSSLLNRMVGRKIAKISQTPGKTRVINFFLVNEQLYFVDLPGYGYAKVSKAMQRGWQRLIEQYMEKRPNLKAVVVIIDARRERIPPADLQMIEYVLSLGIVCIPVFTKIDKLTRSERAALKRNGFAQLPARVEAHLFSALTGDGKKELLNTLAKYLA